Sequence from the Suncus etruscus isolate mSunEtr1 chromosome 1, mSunEtr1.pri.cur, whole genome shotgun sequence genome:
GGCGAGGGGCGCAGGGCTGCGGGCGCCGGGAGCAGGCTAAGGGGTTTGGGGCGCGCCTAGGTGGCCCAGGCCtaacccagcccagcccagcccagcccagtctagcctgaaccccagatccctcGGCCCCAGCCCACACCCCGGCCCCGCAGCCCGCGTCTACGCAAACCCTCTCCACAAACCCGCACACTCGGCCGCAGAAACTCCTCCTGGCAACTTCAGCGGAATTCTTCCCTCCGGGGACCCCTTTCCCTGCATTCCGTGAGCCACCCCACAACCCCCCTAACTGGCCACCTGCCCGACCTAGGTGGAAAGCAgagtttatcttaaaaaaaaggaaacaccaaCAAAAAACGGGGATGGGGTGGGTAGGCCGGAGGGGTGCAGGATGGATGTGAGGGGGGGGAGCAGGACTCGGGCTGCGAcacccaaattttcttttttttttttttttttttttttttttttttttttttttttttttttttggtttttgggccacaccctgtgacactcaggggttactcctggctatgcgctcagaagttgctcctggcttcttgggggaccatatgggatgccgggggatcgaaccgcggtccgtcctaggctagcgcaggcaaggcaggcaccttacctccagcgccaccgcccggccccgacaccCAAATTTTCTAATCACTGCTAATTAATGGCTAATCCAATTCGGTGGCCCCCCAGCTCGGGAAAGGGGGCGGGGCCCGCGGAGGGCTGGAGGGGGCTTGGCAGGGCTTGGCAGGCAGGCGGTGCCAGGCGCCCTCCCCCGGCCCACCCCCACCCGCCAGCATTCCGAGGTAACAGGCATTTGTTACCCGGcttgtgccaggagcgattggcAGGTTCGAGTCGGCACAGTCATTCCGTACACAGATGTCCCTGGTTCTCCTCCCGACAGGAACGCTGTCAGCTCCGACCCAGCGCCGCGCAGACAGCCCACAGACAGACccgcagacagacagacagacgacaGACAGACGCGGGCTCTGCGGGTCCACAGACCTCCTCCACTTCACGCGCATTTCTTTGccttctctgaaaaaaatttaaagaattatttttttgtaaagcGAAAAAATTCAGAAAGAATCCAAATAAATTGGGGCACACTTCTGAACCCCGAAAAGTTGACTCTCTCCTTGTACCCTCCCCTCACTGCCCGCCAGACTTTCCCAGCACCTTGAGGTGTAGCAGCTGATGGTTTCATGAAGTCTGGGTGCTCGCCTGCCTCCCTCACCCACGACCCAGAATCCCCTCGAGTTTTAGAATTCTGGCCAAAGTGTGGTGCCAGTGTTCTAAGATCTTAGACAAGAGGACCCGGGAAACCCTGGACCCCCAGCTTTAGGGCACTAAGGTGCCCAGTGCAGCGTTGTCCTGTCACCCTTTTCTTTGGAAAGGAGGGCATGGGTGCCCACTCTCAGGCGTGGCACCCCACATGTGGCTGCCCTGTACCGTGGCCATCAGCCTGGACTATCCGGGCCTGTGACTCAGAAAGCAAAAATGTGAACCCCAAGTCCTCACTCATGAGGGTGCATCAGCCCTACAAACCCTCAGCCCTTCAACCCCACTACTCCTGGCCTGGCTAGCCCGCCTGGCTGCCCCTGGGCATCGGGCATGTGCGAGGCACGAAGAGCCGCTGGGATCTGAGTATCCCTGGACGGTCCATCCTGTGGCAGAGGAGAGGAGGTGAAAAAAGGACCCCAGGAATGTCCTTCTGTGGAGGAGATGGGCACGGAGGGGTCTGGGTTGTGGTTTGTGGgcttgtgtggttttttttttctccatctttctttattttaaaaaaaagaaagaaaaagccccCATCCTGTGTCATCATTTTTATGGGATCTGCAATTCTGGCAAAAATCTGTCTTTAATTTAGCTGTCCATATAAAAATCCTCACTGTATAATAATGAACAGATGCCATGGAATTTAAGCTGGAGCCTCCGCTCCTCCCCGCCTTCCCCCTGCGCCTGGCAGCGGGCATCGGGCACCGGCTGAGTGGCACAGACTGGCACCACCGTGCCAGCGAAGGGTGGGCAAGGGGCGACCCGGGCTTGGCGCCAGGGCCCTGGGGTGGTGAAGGGTTGACCCAGGCAGGCGGGAGCTATTTCCGGGGTGCATCGAGGGAGAAGTCGGAGGAGGCTGCTATCTTTCTACAAAACGATCAGTAGTTAAggatttgggtttggttttgctACGAGTTTGTGGGGCtcagatttaaaaaagaagaagaaaagaaaatacgcCCCTTCAACCcaaatgtttttgatatttttaattgagtTGCTTTCAGCCTCTCCCCTGTGCGGTGCCTGGGCATCAGCCTCTTCTGTAGCCCCGCTGAGGGATTGCGGGTTCGCTGCAAGCGGGTTCTTTCTGCACCTGCCTGCCCACAGCCTCCGAGGCGGCGCGCGCCTGTGCGCCTGTGGGAGGCTCCCGGGCAGCTCCCACGGGGCAGAAACACCCCGTGGCCCTCTAGGAAGGCGGCCCTGGAGTGTGGCTTGGGGTGGGGAGGTAAGAGATGAAGGCGAGAAGGTCCCACTTGTCCCTCACGTTCAGCTGGCTTCTCCCaaggggaaagaggaaaagcACCGTGTGGCCTCGGGGCTGCCTGCGCCTGAGGTCCAGAAAGCAGGCGGCGGCACCCAGGGAGGGGCTGCTTctgagcccccacccccacccctgcctttaATGCCACTCTGGCAAGAACAGATGTCCTGAGCCGGGCGGACTGCCCAGACCCCGCCCAGCTGTGCCCTTGGCGAAGACTTGACTGAGGGTAGGAGCTGGCACACGGGTCCCCAAAGGGGATTGGGGACCCTTGCATCCGGTGGGGCCTGATCTCACCGTCTTGGCCTCCTGGCCAGCCCCAGGAAGCCCTGTCTCTAATTCAATTAATTCCTAATTCCGAAAAGAGAGATGAGACTGGAAGCCTGGGGGATGCTTCCAAGAAGCTCCACATACCCAGTTTAGATGCCTGAGTTGTCTGGAATTCCCAAGGCCACCTCCTGTTTGTGGTGTGGCCAGGCCATGGGGCAGCTCTGAGACCAGAGCACTGGGACACAGCTGGGCAGGGTCTGTACCCATTCTATGCCCACTCCCTTGGCACAGCTAGTACCTGGGGGttcctttctgttttcctttctattccccAGCTTGTAGGGGGGTTCTGACACTTCACCCACCTCGGAAACCCACTACCCTTCTGCCCCAGAGAACATCCTTTGATTCCTGTATTTTTCCTGCCTATATTTGGGGTGAAGGGATAGAAACCGGAACATTCAGGGGACCCACCTCTCCCTGTGGCTTTTAGTCTGGAGAGTGTTTCAGAGCCCGCTTTAGATCTCCCAAGAGAGTGTGACCTTTTTCATCCAGGAAAACTTTACTCCCACATAATTTTTTTATGGGGGCAGAAATCTCTCTGTCTATGCTGGGGGGTCCATCAGGGCCACCCTCAGCAATGTTTAGGAGATAtatcagtgccagggatcagtcctggggcTCTCCACCAAACCCTGTGGGCATTGCCCTTGTCCTTGTTCAAAATTTGTAACCGGCTGAGACGAAAAGGCAAGGCTGCTGCAGAAGTGGAAAGGAAGCAGCTTCCAGCTTTCTGGGGGGCCATCTGCAAGTCAGTCAGTACAGACACTGGGTGGGTGGTCAGGGTGGGAGCTGTCTGCCCTCCCACATCGTGCGCTCTCCTTTGACCACACAGGCTTGACCTGGCAAAGATGTGAGGTGGAAATGGGACTAGGATGGGGCACCTCCGCCTGGACTCTGGTTATCTCCTTTCTACCTTTCTTGAGTGCTTTGTGGGTGTGAGATTATCGCTGCTGCCTCTATGTAGTGTCCCCCCTGCAATCAAAAGATTCCTTcaggagtgtggcccaataaagaCATAGAAAATTGGAAGTAAAGGTCACCAAAGTGGGTAGGACCCGGAGCAGTTTATTTGAGAGGGAGGATCCTGGCACCCCACAACCTTTTTCCCTTAACTGGGAAAAAAGTGACCCATCCTCAGAGAGTCAGGCTCCTGCTGCTGGCTCCCCAGGTGAGAGATGGGGGACCTGCTGTGTATTCTGTGGCCTTTTTGGACTGTTTCTCTTGGGGATGAAACGAAAATCTGGGGGGTACAGTCAAGGGTTGGTGGAGGCGTCATAGACTCACTATCTAGGATCTAGCAGGGTTTAAACAGAAGAAGAAGCAGCAAACGATTCTAtgctctttttctccttcccccaATGGACAGATGATTAGCACCCAGAGACCTTCCTTTCCCCCTCACCCCCACATTTTAAAGCCCACAGAACCCCCATAGGGCCAGGAGATTACTGAAAAGCATTTCTCCACTCTCTGCAGGATTCCATTTTTTGGGTTTGGCAGCCAGGGATGGAAGCTGAACTAGCCAGGCATGCTTGGAGACCTGGGTTCAGGCGAGGGGCAGGAAAGCTCCTTCTCACCGCTACTCACCCCCCCCTttagctctggcccccttttactCTCCTTCCATCCTCCTCTGCCCCCCCACCACACATTTCCTTCTGTTCCAGAGCAAAgcgagagggaaaaaaaagcctgCAAGGGGGTGTGTGGAGCTGTGGAGGGGCTTACATCTTCTAGGCTCATCTTACGGGGAAGATGGGTTCTTGCGTAGAGGATCTAGCACCCCTGGTATGTGCAGAAAAGGATCAAGGTAGTGAACATGAGTGCCCAGAATCACAAGAGGCGAGGGCGATCAGATCACCTCCTTTCAAAGGGTCTGGGCACCCTCCTGTTTTCCCCAAAGGTCTTTTGCAAAGAGCTGAAATCTGACTCTTAAACAGAAGCCCAAAGAGTCAAGTATAGGCATTCTTCTGTGAGCCTGGAGCTTAATGTCTGAGATACCTCCTGCAGGGGGGGACTCCAGAAAGGTCCTGGGGGTACCTGCTGGATTGGATAAGGAAAATTCCATTGAACCTGGCTAAAACTTGGTTCTGGGGAATGGGGCAGATCCTTTGTTCTCAGGCTGCCCAGCCAGTTCAGGACGAGGACCCGGCACTGCTTGGGTACCAGGATGCCaagtgggggaggagaaagggtaGTACAACTTCTTTTCCCGAGAGTAGGGGGTGACTCAGAGGTCTATAAAATCCCTCTTAGTCCACTCACACAGGAGAATCCTGGGACCAAAGTCCCTGTTATCGCACTCTGGGGAGATGAGCTATAAAGAATTTCCTTAACGAATTTGCAAAACTATAGGGAACTCTGTCCAGAATCCTGACGGGGCATTGGAATGCATCCGACTGCACCCTCACCCTCCCCCACCTACCCAGGAGTGGAGGAGTGAAGAGTCCCAGCAATGCCATCCAGGGATCGAGGAGCCTCTTTTCTTCGAGAAGCAGAGGGTTTGGGGGTAACTCTTTAGGGAAGCTGAAGGTGCCAACCTTTTCCTGGTGTGGGCTTCCACCCTCAAGTTCCCTTTTTTTTATGCCTTTATCAAAGTCACAAAGAGGCCAACCTTTAAAAGCCTTTGTGCGCATCAGCCTCGGGACCCCCAAACCCAACATTACAACCAACACCCGTTTATCCCTAGAAAAACAATAGTATTCTCAGAAAAACAAATTCAGTAAGCAGCATCAGAAACCCTCAGACTGAATATGCCTGACTGTGTCCAggcttattttgttgttgttggcttgggGGAGTTTTTGGGACTTAGACCCCTCTCCAAATGTGGCAGGAGGCCAGAGATGCCATGGACACAGTAATGGGGGGGGACATCCCCTTTTAGGAAAGTCGCTCCATCTGTCCTCATCACAGAAACTGAAACGTAGGAGCAATTTTAGCAGTTGAGGCTTCTGCCAGGCACTTTCTTTCTTTGACTTCCTCACCTGTTGGGGTTCTCTCCACCCCAGCCTTCCCAGGCAGGTAGGAAGCATTAGGAACCCCAATCAAGCACTACACTCAACCCTTTCTAGGGGGGAGGACAGCATCTCCTCCAACCTCATCAACACCCTTacaaatttccatttttttcggGCTAAATTGGGTGGGGGCAGCGCTAATTTGCTCAGGTCCACAGAAATGCTTTCCTGCATCAGTAATTCATCTTCAAGGCCCTTTACCttgttttatttaggaaaaaaaacaatACCTCCATAGGGTTCCCAGGATTCCTTCTCTGGCACACACGCAAGTGACCTGGGCTTGTGATGGGGGAGAGGGTAGTTTCAGGTCTAGCTGCCCCTAGCTGCTGAAAACGTGACTGTTTTCCCAGAGGTTGAGTGGGGTGTAGGGAACCCAAGGAGTTGTGttgcagggggggggggtgttgggccacaggGATGGGGCCGGGGGAGCTAGTGTAAGAAGCTGCCTCAGGGTGCGGTGGGTGTGAGGGGGTTTATGCAAGGTGGAAATCCCCCCCGCTGGGGGGAATGTTGGAGCAGCCGGGACCATCCTTCAGCCTGGTAGGCTCTTGTCTATTGTCACTGTGCTCTTTCTCACACCAGAGCCACAACTCTATCCCGGAATGAAATGAGGCCACCGTGAGAAGCGGTCCAGTCTTGCATctcatttacataaatatttattaatcgtCATTAAACTGAACAGAAACACGCAATGCACTTCGGGTGTCCGACGGGAGTTTTCGTCTTCGCTACAAGAGGAAGGTACAATTGCGGTGAGTGTGTGGTGGGTGTGTGGCGCGTGGCCTGTGTGTTTGTACCTGTGCGTGGTGTGTGAAGGTGTGTGGTGGCCTGCCTCTGGCGGGGGGAGGTCTCCTTttgccctttattttattttggtggtagGGGGAGTCCAAAAGCAGCCCTCAGCCCTCTCCTTACCCACTTGCCAGCCAGAGCCCAGAGGCTTCTGGGATCATTCCCCCAACACCAGAAATTTCAGGGGTCTGGCGCCCACGGAGGCACAGTAAAGGGGGCTGCCCCCAGGTCTTGATCCCGACCCTCAGCAGCCCCTCCAGAGGATGGAGGTGACTGCcaggaggaggggagaagggtGGCCCGGACTTGGCCTCCTTCTGTTCCTGGATGGCGCCCGGGCCTGCTGTGTGTGTGCGCGCTGTGGTGTGCGTGTCTCTCATGCAAACCCTCCCTCCCCAAACCGACCCCCCAACAGTTTGCCATTCCATACAAATTTGGAAAcggttgaaaaaaaaacaaaacaaaacagcatgaCGCACAACGGGGATGGGGCGAGGGGAGGGCAGTGGCATTGGGACCCCAAATCTCGAGTCACTGATTGTAAGAACCTGGGGAGGGGGAGGGGCGGCGTGGCCCCCACTTCACCAAAGTGCACAGATCCGCACTGGGGCGGCGCGGCCCGCGGCCGGGAGGGGCTtcccggggccgggccgggccgctaGGCTCAGTCAGAACCTCCTTGCATAgatatttgtgtctttattattggtagtagtatttttttgtttttttttgccttttattgcTTCTAAAAGTTCTTACTGCGTTTTCTCTCCGATCCGGACTCTGCGTTCGGCCTCCATCGcctcttagcttttttttttttttttttttttgtaagtttgtttgtttttagaaaaaaggaaaagggggggaAAACGGATTCTAGTTACAAATTTTCTCggtcttcttctctctctcttctcttctctctctctctctctctctctctctctctctcctctctctctcctctcgaTTCACATTTCCTCCCATCAAttgaaatcacaaaaaaaaaaaatactcaaagaatagcAAAGGGACTGAGGGGGGGCTTCCAGATCCGAGCTCGGGCGCCCAGACTTCTTGCCCTCTCCCACAAAGAGGGGGCGCCCAGCTTCCTTCTGCCCGGGGGCAGCTCGATGACTGCTGCAGAATTAATACTAATGAGAGGGTGAACAGAACCCCCCCTACAGCACAGCCATCCACCACCGCTGCTGCCTTTGGGCCTACAAGGGGTGAGGTGGgtgggagaaagaagaagaggaaagctACGTGGTCGGGGAGGGGGAATGGGTGGGAAGAGAGGGTCCTCTCGGGAGCACCCGAAGAGGAGTTCCCTGGAGAAATACTCCTGGAAAGAGGCGGCAAACCCCCTTGGGGGAGAGAAGGCGGCGAGTCCCCTGCGGGGTGGGGGCGAAGAAAAGGAGGCCCCTGGGACCCCGGCATCCCGCCGAGAAGAGGACTCCGTTGCGCCCCCCGAAAAAGAGGGGCGGGTCCGATGGCCCGCCTGGGCGCCCTGGGGAAGCGTGGGTGCCCCTGCGCCCAGGAGGGGGCCCTCCCGGGGAACAGGGGGGCTGCGGGCCAAGGCCAAAGCCAAAAAGGAAGGGGGGCGAGCGCGAGGTCTCAGTTATGGAAAAACGCGTTGAGCTCCTTCGTACATGGGGCCCCGGTCGTGGTGAAGGTGCCATGTCGTAGGACAAGAATGTTCTCTCCGAGTGGCAACGCCCCCCGCGCACGGGCCGACGAGCCGAAGACCAGCCCGTGGCCCGCGGGCCGGCGAGCCGGGCAGCGCCGGAGTAGTGCATAGAGTAGTGGTAGCTCTTCTCGTGGTCGGGCCGACGAGTCCCTGCTTGAGCGAGAAAGTTGCCGTTGAGGCACAGCGGCGGGCTGAGCGGGCCCTCGTACTCCGAGCTGTTGTAGTCCGGGCTGGCCCCGCCCGCCCCCCGCCGCCGCGTACAGCGTCTCGTAGGCGGCGCAGAGTAAGCCGTGGGGTCCGCAGGGCGTGCGCCGCGCCGCAGCCCAGGCCGCCCGCCGCCTGGCACTGGGCGCCCCGCCAGGCGCGAGGCACGGGTAGGGGGTAGGGGTGCATGGCGAACGAAGGCCGCCCGAGCCGTGGAAGCGGCCCGTGCCGTCGGGGCGCCCTGCTCGGTGAGGAAATTGCGCGAGTTGAGCTGCAGGCAGCCGGCCACCAGGTTGGTGGTGGGCTGCGACAGGCCCTTGCACAGCGTCTGCAACGTAGGACCACCAGGGTCGGGGCCCGCTTGCCCGAGCGCAGGATCTCCGAGAGCGCCCCAGAATGTAGTTCTGGCCAGGCGCAGCGTCTCGATCTTGGACGCTTCTGCGTCTTGGGAGTAGCAGGGCACCACCTTGCGCAGGTTGTCCAGCGCCCCGCGTTCAGGTCGTGCATGCGGTTGCGCTCCCGCGCGTTCGCCTTCTGCCGCCGCAGCTTGGAGCGCTCCAGGCGCGCCTTTGGTCATCTTGCGCTTCTGGGCCCGCGCTTCTTGGGCCGCTTCGCCCTCCCGCCTCGTCCagccctttcctcctcttcccctccttcctcctcctcctcgccgCCAGCTCGCTTTCCTCCTTGACCTCGGCCAGCGCGCTCTCCGGCACCTCGTCGGCGCGGAGAGGCACCGGCTTGGCGGCGCGCGCGGGCCCCGGAGCccccggcggcggcgggcggcaaTGGCAAGCGGCGCGGCGGCGCGTCGCCCTTGTCGCTCCTCGGCTCGTCGTCGTCGCCGTCGCCCCAGCTGGCGAACTTGGGCACGTCCGAGAGGAGACCGGGCTCGCTGAACAGGCGGGTCAGCATGGTGCCTGCGGGCGCCCCGCGGGCGGAAGGGGAGACAGAGAGCAACCGGGTGAGGGGCGCGCAGGGGTTCAGTCCTTTCCCCCCCGACTCCCTGCCGCCTCCACTCCGCCAGTCGCGGGGTGGGGGAGCGACCCAGCCCGGGGTGTGGGGGTGTTGGGGTGGGAGGGGGCTGCGTCCCCACCTCCTGCACCTGGCCCCGCACCCAGAGCCTGCCCAGACCCAGCCGGCCGCACGCCCGCGGCCTCGGCCCAGGCCCTAAGGCCAGCGGAGGGGCGCCCCAGCCCCACACCTGAGCCGTGGGCCGCTCCCCACGCCCCGATCTGCTCAGGGCCACGGCCCGGGCCGCACCCCGgcttcgggggtggggggggagagagaacgCGTCTCCGTGGCCGGCCAGAGGCGCGCGCCCTGAAGACGCTCCGCCCGCGGTGCACCGGGCCCGCCGGCCGCGGTGGGCACTGCCAACCCGGGCCCCCGGGCCCCCGGCCCGGCTGCGCACCCTCCCGCGGAGCTCACCCCCAAGCGCCCTAATCCAATTTGCAAC
This genomic interval carries:
- the NEUROD2 gene encoding LOW QUALITY PROTEIN: neurogenic differentiation factor 2 (The sequence of the model RefSeq protein was modified relative to this genomic sequence to represent the inferred CDS: inserted 3 bases in 2 codons; deleted 16 bases in 11 codons; substituted 1 base at 1 genomic stop codon), which gives rise to MLTRLFSEPGLLSDVPKFASWGDGDDDEPRSDKGDAPPRRLPLPPXPPPGAPGPARAAKPVPLRADEVPESALAEVKEESEXGGEEEEEGGEEEERAGRGGRAKRPKKRGPRSARXPKARLERSKLRRQKANARERNRMHDLNAALDNLRKVVPCYSQDAEASKIETLRLARTTFWALSEILRSGKRAPTLVPTLQTLCKGLSQPTTNLVAGCLQLNSRNFLTEQGADGTGRFHGSGGSFAMHPYPLPVPRAWRGAQCQAAGGLGCGAAHALRTHGLLCAAYETLYAAAGGGGASPDYNSSEYEGPLSPPLCLNGNFLAQAGTRRPDHEKSYHYSMHYSGCPARRPAGHGLVFGSSAVRGGRCHSERTFLSYDMHLHHDRGPMYEELNAFFHN